From the Phycisphaeraceae bacterium genome, one window contains:
- a CDS encoding aspartyl protease family protein, with product MTIKRLAILFLALGLSTLSLGCRTTRVIEDSRFLTVGDMPAEVSVPLLQDRMYYRVPVTINEQDAGTFLLDTGAALIAADLGVVRRLELPRRGGGTAIGIAGREPFSYHDVDSLAVGPLLLNQERVAGLNMLKLHRRRRSRLDGLVGFPALAEVPFALDGPARELTFYDPDHFNAPDSVGSFRLIRFRNLPTVEATIGEGRRIWLVLDTGADEMLSLPADVPSFWPEVLATEIHGRSMNRGVGGVIAGRKGWVSRLEVFGYHFNDVQANFAPPPDSFKQAPVPVGRIGNAFLKRFRLTFDQRSGRMWAELDRTQVTQVEPTEAATTGVSSGNR from the coding sequence ATGACGATCAAACGCCTCGCCATCCTGTTCCTGGCCCTTGGCCTCAGCACACTCTCCCTGGGTTGCCGGACGACCAGAGTGATCGAGGACTCGCGATTTCTAACCGTGGGAGACATGCCCGCCGAAGTCAGCGTCCCGCTCTTGCAGGATCGCATGTACTACCGTGTGCCGGTGACGATCAATGAACAGGACGCTGGAACCTTTCTTCTCGACACTGGGGCGGCGCTGATCGCTGCGGACCTCGGCGTGGTCCGTCGGCTCGAACTCCCAAGGCGAGGCGGCGGGACTGCAATAGGGATCGCCGGGCGAGAACCGTTTAGTTACCACGATGTCGATTCGCTAGCGGTGGGACCGTTGCTGCTCAACCAGGAACGTGTGGCGGGGCTCAACATGCTCAAGCTCCATCGGCGTCGCCGCTCACGACTCGATGGTCTGGTTGGGTTTCCGGCGCTCGCCGAGGTCCCCTTCGCTCTCGATGGACCTGCCCGAGAACTGACGTTCTATGACCCCGATCACTTCAACGCACCCGATTCCGTCGGATCATTCAGACTGATCCGATTCAGGAACCTCCCGACCGTCGAGGCCACCATCGGAGAGGGTAGACGCATCTGGCTGGTCCTCGACACCGGCGCCGATGAGATGCTCTCCCTGCCCGCAGATGTCCCTAGCTTCTGGCCCGAAGTTCTGGCAACCGAGATTCACGGCCGATCGATGAACCGCGGCGTGGGCGGCGTCATCGCGGGGCGGAAGGGCTGGGTGAGTCGCTTGGAGGTGTTTGGCTACCATTTCAACGACGTGCAAGCTAATTTTGCCCCGCCACCTGATTCATTCAAGCAAGCTCCGGTGCCCGTGGGGCGGATCGGCAACGCATTCCTCAAGCGATTCCGCCTGACCTTCGACCAGCGGAGCGGACGAATGTGGGCGGAGCTGGACCGAACGCAGGTGACTCAGGTGGAACCGACTGAGGCTGCAACGACAGGCGTCTCATCCGGCAATCGATAA
- a CDS encoding DUF429 domain-containing protein: MRRSKQHRCIGIDFSGAMDAGQRLWITVAWWSGASRCLTVESVRSACEELACDPSPADTFPALVDFLKSNHDAIVAVDAPLSLPLPVMTSGWNQTVLASPSRFPAPESLRQELGETKRQTDRETRTPMAPGNLRLYRQTYAAIVHVLHPLLTARAARVFPMMSIRPDQPTLIEACPASAIKHAASCDQLTLAPYKGRTSGHIEQRRRIFNWLHTQINLDLSPKEQRIILEDQGGDALDSLICTALAAGALSEFGQPQSEIHSREGRVFYRLPDETPVVAASVGST; the protein is encoded by the coding sequence ATGCGCCGATCCAAACAACATCGTTGCATCGGTATCGATTTCAGCGGGGCTATGGATGCAGGCCAGCGTCTCTGGATCACCGTTGCTTGGTGGTCAGGCGCCAGCCGATGCCTGACGGTTGAATCAGTCCGCTCGGCCTGTGAGGAACTGGCTTGTGATCCATCGCCCGCGGATACTTTTCCTGCCCTGGTAGATTTCCTTAAATCCAATCATGACGCCATTGTTGCAGTTGATGCCCCGCTGTCGTTGCCGCTGCCTGTCATGACGTCTGGATGGAATCAGACTGTCCTAGCCTCTCCATCGCGCTTCCCTGCCCCCGAGTCGCTTCGACAAGAACTCGGAGAAACCAAGCGGCAGACGGATCGCGAGACACGAACGCCTATGGCACCGGGCAACCTCCGGCTGTACCGCCAGACTTACGCTGCGATCGTTCATGTGCTTCATCCGCTTCTGACGGCACGAGCCGCCAGGGTGTTTCCCATGATGTCCATTCGCCCGGATCAGCCAACGCTCATCGAAGCGTGTCCCGCATCAGCGATAAAGCATGCAGCCTCATGTGATCAACTGACGCTTGCCCCGTACAAGGGCAGGACGAGTGGGCATATTGAGCAGCGAAGGCGAATCTTCAACTGGCTGCATACTCAGATCAATCTTGACTTGTCGCCGAAAGAGCAACGAATCATCCTTGAAGACCAGGGAGGGGACGCTTTAGATAGCCTGATCTGTACGGCTTTGGCTGCGGGAGCGTTGAGTGAGTTTGGCCAACCTCAGTCAGAGATTCACTCACGAGAAGGCCGTGTCTTTTATCGATTGCCGGATGAGACGCCTGTCGTTGCAGCCTCAGTCGGTTCCACCTGA